The Streptomyces sp. NBC_00775 genome includes the window GCCTGAGGCGGGGACAGGGACGGGACGGGGCTTGTCGACGTCGACAGGTTGGTGCCGGGCTCGTGGACTGTCAACTGTTTCGACGTGATGGGCGAAACTTTTGATCCACGACATCTCTCCGTCGTGCATCAACGTCCCTGGATGCAGGCCTGTTTGGCGTACGCATCAAGGGCAGTGCGGGGGAGTGGTCAGATTGGGACGGCATGGCGATACGTCAACTGGAAGGGTCGTCTGAAACTCTTTCGAACGCGGATTTCCATCGAGTCGCACCGGCAACTCCCGTGCCATGCACATCAGTTGACGACTGTTGTGCGCGTCGTTACTGTCCAACCTCGGTTCTTCGATCCATTGATCAATGTTCGGGATATCGGCCATTGGGAGCGCTCCCAGACTCTGCGCCGAGCCCGGCCACGACCGCCATCCCCTGAGCACCCCCGACACCGGCGCGGACCTCTGACCGTCCAGCGCTACAGCTCCCACACGTCCGGCGCCGGGGAGTCGACCACCTCCGCCTGCCCTGGCGAACGGGCCTGCTCACCCAGCCCAACTCCTCCTGATGACCAGCCTCGACATAGGAGCCGCTCATGCCCTCCGTTCCTTCGGTACCCCGCCCCAGACGCCTCGCCGCCACCCTGCTGACGAGTTCCCTCCTCGTCGGCGGCCTCCTCACCACGCCCGCCGCGGCAGCCGTCGTCTCCGATGCGGCGGCGACCACGGCCGTACGCGTCAACCAGGTCGGCTATCTGCCGGACGGCCCCAAGCGCGCCACCGTGGTCACCACGGCGACGCAGCCGCTCACCTGGCAGTTGCGCGACGCGTCAGGGACGGCGGTCGCCTCCGGTGCGACCGTCCCGCGCGGGGCGGACGCCCCCTCCGGGCAGTCCGTCCAAGTGGCCGACTTCTCCTCGTTCCAGGGGTCCGGGTCGGGATACGTCCTGACGGTGGACGGCAGCAGCAGCGTGCCCTTCGACCTCCGCGCGAACCTGTACGACTCTCTGCGCTCCGACGCGATGGCGTTCTTCTACCACCAGCGCAGCGGCATACCCATCGACGCCTCTCTTGTGGGCTCCGCCTACGCGCGCCCGGCCGGACACCTCGGTGTCGCGCCCAACAAGGGCGACACCTCCGTCCCGTGCCAGGCCACCGTGTGCGACTACACCCAAGACGTCAGGGGCGGCTGGTACGACGCGGGTGACCACGGCAAGTACGTGGTGAACGGCGGCATTTCGACCTGGCTGATGGTCAACTCCTTCGAGCGGGCCAAGCGGGCGGGCAAGGACGCGGCGCTGGGCGACTCCTCGCTCCAAGTCCCCGAGCGCGGCAACGGCGTACCCGACGTGCTGGACGAGGCGCGCTGGGAACTCGACTTCCTGATGCGGATGCAGGTGCCCGAGGGCAAGCCGTACGCGGGCATGGCGTTCCACAAGATCCATGACGCGGCCTGGACCGGCATGCCGCTGCGCCCCGACCAGGACCCCCAGCCCCGCGAGCTGCACCGTCCGTCGACGGCGGCGACCCTCAACCTCGCGGCGGCCGCAGCGCAGTGCGCCCGGGTCTACAGGGCCTACGACACCGCCTTCGCCGACCGCTGCCTGTCGGCCGCGCGCCGGGCCTGGACGGCGGCCCGCGCTAACCCGGCGCTGTACGCGCCGGATTCGGACAGCACCGGCGGCGGTGCCTACGGCGACACCACGGTCAGCGACGAGTTCTACTGGGCGGCGGCCGAGCTGTACGCCACGACCGGCGAGAGCGGCTACCGGGACGCGGTCACCGACTCCTCCTGGCACACCTCCTCAACTGCCTTCTCCGCCTACGGATTCGGCTGGGCGGACACGGCCGCACTCGGCCGGCTCACCCTGGCCACCGTCCCCAACGGCCTGCCCGCAGCCGACCGGGACCGGGTCCGGACCTCGGTCACGGCAGCCGCCGACGGCTACCTGTCCCGGATGGCCGCCCAGGGCTACGCGGTGCCCGTACCGGCGGACGGCTACTTCTGGGGCTCCAACGGAGAGGTCGCGGGCGACGCGATCGTCCTGGCCGTCGCCGGAGAACTGACCGGCAACGAGCGTTACCGCACCGGCGCGCTGGAGACGATGGACTACCTCCTCGGCCGCAACGCCCTCGGCCAGTCCTACGTGACCGGCTATGGCGAGACGTCCTCGCAGAACCAGCATCATCGCTTCTGGGCCCACCAGTTGGACGCCTCGCTGCCCCATCCTCCGGCGGGATCGCTGGCGGGCGGGCCCAACAGCGGCCTCCAGGACCCGGTGGCAGAGGAGAAGTTGGCCGGCTGCGCGCCCGCCGCCTGCTACATCGACGACATCGGCTCATACTCCACCAACGAGGTGGCGGTCAACTGGAACGCCCCGCTGGCCTGGCTCGCCGCCTACGCCGCCGAGCGGACCTCCACCGGCGAACAGCCCACCGGTGCTTGCGCGGTGACGTACAAGACCGACAGTGTGTGGAGCACGGGCTTCACCGCGACGGTCACCGCCAAGAACACGGGCCCGACCGCCATGGACGGGTGGCAGCTGAGCTGGGCCTACGCGGCCGGGCAGCGCGTCACGAGCGCCTGGAACGCGACCGTCACCCAGAACGGCACCGCAGTCGTCGCCCGCGGCACCGACTGGAACCGGACGATCGCACCCGGCGCGACAGCGAGCTTCGGAGTCCAGGGGACCTACAGCGGGACCAATCCCACGCCCACGGCCTTCACTCTCAACGGGAAGACCTGCACCTGATCAATCCACGGTCGGCTTGGCCCGCGGCGCGCAATTCCGCCCCGGGCCAGGCCGCAGCGATCTCCTCTCCCCGCAGCCACCCCAATATCATCAACGTCACCCCGGGCACGCCCAAGTGTCCCCGACGGCCTCCGGGGGCTGGAGGAGCGCAGGGTGTCGCTGACCGACAAGGCCATCGAGCAGATCCGCGAGAGCGACCCGGCGGCGCTGCTCGACCTGATGGAGGTCCGCCGTCTCCTCGAACCGGCGGCCACCGCACTCGCCGCCACCCGGATCTCCGACGCACAACTGGCCGATGTACGGCGGCACGTGGACGCCATGCGCGAGACACGCGACGACGCGGAGGAGCTCAACTCCCACGACGCGGCCTTCCATCGCGCCGTGATCTCGGCTGCCGGGAACGACGCACTGCTCACACTCCTGGAAGGCGTCTCGGATCGCACCCTGCGCGCACGCGTCTGGCGCGGCCTCGTCGACGCGCAGGCCTCGGAGCGCACCCTCGCCGAACACGAGGCCATCTACGCGGCGTTGGCCACGCGCGACGCGTCCCTCAGCCAAGCCGCCGCACTGCTGCACATCAGCACGACCGAGCGCTGGCTGAAGGAACACGTCGACAGCAGCGAGTCGTAGTCCGCGAGTTCCCTCATGTCGGTTTCAGTACATGACGGGAAGGCATAGCCCGGGGCTTCACATGTTGGCGGAGTGCTGATATCCGCAAGGCCCGGGCCGTCGACAATTTCGCCAGACCGCCCGCAAGTTTCGACTCGCCTCTTGACAGGTGCACCCCACTACAGCAATTTGGGAGCGCTCCCACGACTTCAAGGCTTGCAACATCTCCCATCAGAGCCGCGGGGGAGGAGACGGTGCGCCGCGACCGGTGGGACCCCGGTCGCAGGGCTCCGGTGACGCTTGAGCGTCCCCCTCCCGCATTCGGAGAGAGGAACCAGCATGACGCTGGAGCCCATACCCCCCGCCCGAAGATGGGCGTCTCGGAGCATCGCCGCCCTGATCGCCACCCTCGCCCTCGCGGCGGCCGCGATCGGGCTCACGCCGTCGCCGGCGGCCGCGGCCGAGCCGCCGACGCTGCATCAGCTCGCCGACGCCAAGGGCAGGTACTTCGGCTCGGCGACCGACAACGGGGAGCTGTCCGATGCCCCGTACACCCAGACCTTGGGTTCCCAGTTCGGGCCGATCACCCCCGGCAACTCCATGAAGTGGGACAGCACCGAGCGCACCCAGGGGCAGTTCAGCTTCACGGGCGGCGACCAGATCGTGAACTTCGCCGAGGCGCACGGCCAGAGCGTTCGCGGCCACACGCTGGTGTGGCACAGCCAGTTGCCCGGCTGGGTGGGGCAGCTGCCCGCCGCGCAGGTGCGCCCCGCCATGGAGAACCACATCGCCAATGTCGCCGGCCACTACCGCGGCAAGGTGTTCGCCTGGGACGTCGTCAACGAGCCCTTCAACGAGGACGGCAGCTTTCGCAACTCGCCGTTCTACAACGCCATGGGCAAGGACTTCGTCGCCCACGCCCTGCGCGCCGCCCGGGCCGCCGACCCCGACGCCAAGCTGTACATCAATGACTACAACGTCGAGGGGCTCGGCGCGAAGAGCGACGCCCTCTACGCACTCGCCCGCGATCTGAAGGCCGCCGGCGTGCCGCTCGACGGCGTCGGGCTGCAGGCGCATCTGGCGATCCAGTACGGATTCCCGAACCAGATGCAGCAGAACATCCAGCGCTTCGCCGACCTCGGCCTCGACGTGGCCGTCACCGAGCTCGACGTGCGGATGCAACTGCCGAAGGACACGGCGAAGGAGGCCACCCAGGCCGACTACTACCGCCGGGTCACCGAGGCCTGCCTGGCCGTCACCCGGTGCGTCGGGATCACGGTCTGGGACTACACCGACAAGTACTCCTGGATCCCCGGCGTCTTCAACGGCGAGGGCTCGGCCCTCCCGTGGGACGGGAACCTGCAGCCCAAGCCCGTCGTCATGGACGCGATCCGCAAGGCCCTCGGCGAGACCGGCGCGGTCGACACCCAGGCCCCGAGCGTGCCGTCGGGGCTGCGGGTGACCGGCACCACCTCGGCCTCCGTCTCCCTGGCGTGGAACGCCGCCACCGACGACACCGGCGTCACCGGGTACGACGTCTACCGCGGCGGTACGAAGGTGGGGACGGCCTCCGGTACGTCCTTCACCGACAGCGGGCTCGCCGCCTCCACCGCGTACGCCTACACGGTGCATGCCCGCGACGCCGCCGGGAACGTCTCGGCGCAGTCCGCTCCGGTGAGCGCCACGACGCAGCCGGCGGGCACGGGCGGCGGCGCCCTGAAGGTCCAGTACAAGAACAACGACCAGTCCGCCGGCGACAACTCGATCAAACCCGGGCTGCAGTTGGTCAACACCGGCGACTCGGCCGTCGATCTCTCCAAGGTGAGCGTCCGCTACTACTTCAGCGGCGAGTCCGGCGTCACGACGTACAGCACCTGGTGCGACTGGGCGGTGCTCGGCTGCGGGACGCTCACGCACCGGGTCGTCGCGATGAGCAGCCCGACGGCCGGCGCCGACCACTACCTGGAGGTGGGCTTCTCCGCCACGGCGGGCAGCCTCGCCCCCGGGGCCTCGAGCGGCGAGGCGCAACTGCGGTTCAACAAGAGCGACTGGTCGAACTTCAGCGAGGCCGACGACTACAGCCGCGGCACGAACACGTCCTTCGCGGACGCACCGAAGATCACCGTCCACCTCGACGGCCAGACGGTTTACGGCACCGCCCCCTGAAGCACGGTCCGGGCGGCAGGCCCCGCCCGCCCGGACCGTTCCAGCGTGCCGCCGTGCCGGGATGGGGAGCAGCCCCGGCACGGCGGCACCTCCACCACCTCCACCACTCGCACCCGGACCCTCTCTTGGAGGACCTGTGTCCGCACACCCCGAATGGCCCGAAAGGTCCGCGTCACTCTCCCGGCGGTCCTTCGTCGGCGTGGCCGGCGGCGCGCTCGTCGCCCTCGGTGCCGGGCAGGCGCTTGCCCGGGCCGTCGAGGCCCCGGCCGGTTCCGCCGCACAGGCGGCCGCCGCCAACGGCCCCTACACGGAGGCCTTCCTCACCCAGTACAACAAGATCAAGAACCCGGCCAGCGGCTACTTCAGCCCGGACGGCATCCCCTACCACTGCGCCGAGACCCTGATCGTCGAGGCCCCCGACCACGGACACCAGACCACCTCCGAGGCGTTCAGCTTCTGGATCTGGCTGGAGGCGGCGTACGGCCGGGTCACCGGCGACTGGGCCCCGTTCAACAAGTCCTGGGAGGTCGCCGAGGCCTCGATCATCCCGCCGCACATTGACCAGCCCACCAACGACTCGTACACCCCCTCCAAGCCCGCCACCTACGCGCCCGAGCACCCGCAGGTCACCAGCTACCCGTCCCAGATGGACTCGTCCGTCTCCGTCGGCTCCGACCCCATCGCCACCGAACTCGCCTCCGCGTACGGGACGATGGACGTCTACGGCATGCACTGGCTGATGGACCTCGACAACGTCTACGGCTTCGGCAACAAGCCCGGCACCGGCGACGAGCTCGGCCCGGGCAAGATGGCGTCGTTCGTCAACAGCTACCAGCGCGGCGCGCAGGAGTCCGTCTGGGAGACCGTCCCGCAGCCCAGCACCGACCTCTTCAAGTACGGCGGTCCCAACGGCTACCTCGACCTCTTCGTCAAGGACGCCTCGTACGCGAAGCAGTGGAAGTACACCAACGCCCCCGACGCCGACGCGCGCGCCGTGCAGGCCGCGTACTGGGCGCTGACGTGGGCGACGGCGCAGGGCAAGGCGAGCCAGGTCTCCGCCTCCGTGGCCAGGGCCGCGAAGATGGGCGACTACCTGCGCTACGCGATGTTCGACAAGTACTTCAAGAAAATCGGCAACTGCACCAGCCCGACCGGCTGCCAGCCCGCCTCCGGCCGCGATGCCCAGCACTACCTGCTGTCCTGGTACTACGCCTGGGGCGGCTCCGCCGGCACCGGCGGCGGCTGGGCCTGGCGCATCGGCGACGGCATCGCCCACCAGGGCTACCAGAACCCCCTCGCCGCCTGGGCGCTGTCCACCATCCCCGCCCTCACCCCCAAGTCGCCGACCGCGAAGGGCGACTGGCAGAGGTCGCTCACCCGGCAGCTGGAGTTCCTGCGCTGGCTGCAGTCCGCCGAGGGCGCGCTCGCCGGCGGCTGCTCCAACAGCTGGGACGGCCAGTACGGCACCCCGCCGGCCGGCACACCGACCTTCTACGGCATGGCGTACGACTGGCAGCCCGTCTACCACGACCCGCCGAGCAACAACTGGTTCGGCTTCCAGGTCTGGTGCATGGAGCGCGTCGCCCAGTACTACTACGTCACCAACAACGCGACCGCCAAGGCGGTCCTCGACAAGTGGGTCGCCTGGGCCACCCAGCAGACCACCGTCGGCTCCGACGGCAGCTACCGCTTCCCCTCCACCCTTGGCTGGACCGGCGCCCCCGACACCTGGAACGCCGCGAGCCCCGGCGCCAACACCGGCCTGCACGTGTCGGTCGTCGACTACAGCGACGACGTCGGCGTGGGCGCGGCGCTGGCCATGACGCTGATCTACTACTCCGCGAAGTCCGGGGACGCCGACGCCGCCGGACTCGCCAAGTCCCTGCTCGACGCCATGGCCGGGCACGCGGACACCAAGGGCATCGCCGTCCCCGAGACCCGCCGCGACTACGACCGCTTCGACGACCCGGTGTATTTCCCTGCGGGCTGGTCCGGCACCTCCCCGCAGGGCGTGAAGCTGGGCTCCGGTACGACCTTCATCGGGATGCGGCCGTGGCTCAAGCAGGAGCCGGGCTGGTCGAAGGTGCAGACGTACC containing:
- a CDS encoding glycoside hydrolase family 9 protein; translated protein: MPSVPSVPRPRRLAATLLTSSLLVGGLLTTPAAAAVVSDAAATTAVRVNQVGYLPDGPKRATVVTTATQPLTWQLRDASGTAVASGATVPRGADAPSGQSVQVADFSSFQGSGSGYVLTVDGSSSVPFDLRANLYDSLRSDAMAFFYHQRSGIPIDASLVGSAYARPAGHLGVAPNKGDTSVPCQATVCDYTQDVRGGWYDAGDHGKYVVNGGISTWLMVNSFERAKRAGKDAALGDSSLQVPERGNGVPDVLDEARWELDFLMRMQVPEGKPYAGMAFHKIHDAAWTGMPLRPDQDPQPRELHRPSTAATLNLAAAAAQCARVYRAYDTAFADRCLSAARRAWTAARANPALYAPDSDSTGGGAYGDTTVSDEFYWAAAELYATTGESGYRDAVTDSSWHTSSTAFSAYGFGWADTAALGRLTLATVPNGLPAADRDRVRTSVTAAADGYLSRMAAQGYAVPVPADGYFWGSNGEVAGDAIVLAVAGELTGNERYRTGALETMDYLLGRNALGQSYVTGYGETSSQNQHHRFWAHQLDASLPHPPAGSLAGGPNSGLQDPVAEEKLAGCAPAACYIDDIGSYSTNEVAVNWNAPLAWLAAYAAERTSTGEQPTGACAVTYKTDSVWSTGFTATVTAKNTGPTAMDGWQLSWAYAAGQRVTSAWNATVTQNGTAVVARGTDWNRTIAPGATASFGVQGTYSGTNPTPTAFTLNGKTCT
- a CDS encoding glycoside hydrolase family 48 protein, which encodes MSAHPEWPERSASLSRRSFVGVAGGALVALGAGQALARAVEAPAGSAAQAAAANGPYTEAFLTQYNKIKNPASGYFSPDGIPYHCAETLIVEAPDHGHQTTSEAFSFWIWLEAAYGRVTGDWAPFNKSWEVAEASIIPPHIDQPTNDSYTPSKPATYAPEHPQVTSYPSQMDSSVSVGSDPIATELASAYGTMDVYGMHWLMDLDNVYGFGNKPGTGDELGPGKMASFVNSYQRGAQESVWETVPQPSTDLFKYGGPNGYLDLFVKDASYAKQWKYTNAPDADARAVQAAYWALTWATAQGKASQVSASVARAAKMGDYLRYAMFDKYFKKIGNCTSPTGCQPASGRDAQHYLLSWYYAWGGSAGTGGGWAWRIGDGIAHQGYQNPLAAWALSTIPALTPKSPTAKGDWQRSLTRQLEFLRWLQSAEGALAGGCSNSWDGQYGTPPAGTPTFYGMAYDWQPVYHDPPSNNWFGFQVWCMERVAQYYYVTNNATAKAVLDKWVAWATQQTTVGSDGSYRFPSTLGWTGAPDTWNAASPGANTGLHVSVVDYSDDVGVGAALAMTLIYYSAKSGDADAAGLAKSLLDAMAGHADTKGIAVPETRRDYDRFDDPVYFPAGWSGTSPQGVKLGSGTTFIGMRPWLKQEPGWSKVQTYLDGGAPPVFTYHRFWAQAALALSFASYAELLGDEGGPGGGSDTTAPTVPTGLTVTATTGTSMSLSWTASTDDTGVAAYDVYRDGTPVGTPTATTYTDTGLSAATAYHYRVAARDAAGNASALSAEVTGTTKTGGGTGGAKVQYKSTDSNATDNALGMSLKVGNTGGGALSLSTVTVRYYFTGDGGPSTYTTWCDWAMLGAANITHRVVAMGSPKTGADHYLEVGFSAGAGSVAAGGDSGEIQLRVHKSDWSNFNETDDYSHGTNSSFADASKITAYVGGELVWGTAP
- a CDS encoding endo-1,4-beta-xylanase, encoding MTLEPIPPARRWASRSIAALIATLALAAAAIGLTPSPAAAAEPPTLHQLADAKGRYFGSATDNGELSDAPYTQTLGSQFGPITPGNSMKWDSTERTQGQFSFTGGDQIVNFAEAHGQSVRGHTLVWHSQLPGWVGQLPAAQVRPAMENHIANVAGHYRGKVFAWDVVNEPFNEDGSFRNSPFYNAMGKDFVAHALRAARAADPDAKLYINDYNVEGLGAKSDALYALARDLKAAGVPLDGVGLQAHLAIQYGFPNQMQQNIQRFADLGLDVAVTELDVRMQLPKDTAKEATQADYYRRVTEACLAVTRCVGITVWDYTDKYSWIPGVFNGEGSALPWDGNLQPKPVVMDAIRKALGETGAVDTQAPSVPSGLRVTGTTSASVSLAWNAATDDTGVTGYDVYRGGTKVGTASGTSFTDSGLAASTAYAYTVHARDAAGNVSAQSAPVSATTQPAGTGGGALKVQYKNNDQSAGDNSIKPGLQLVNTGDSAVDLSKVSVRYYFSGESGVTTYSTWCDWAVLGCGTLTHRVVAMSSPTAGADHYLEVGFSATAGSLAPGASSGEAQLRFNKSDWSNFSEADDYSRGTNTSFADAPKITVHLDGQTVYGTAP